One Sulfurihydrogenibium subterraneum DSM 15120 DNA segment encodes these proteins:
- the yajC gene encoding preprotein translocase subunit YajC produces MQGEPMTSLISAIVWMVLLIGIFYFLLYRPQQQQRKKHEEFLKNLKKGDKVITTGGIIGEVKQIDEKTIILKVCETCSIKVLKPSVATYYTEEEKSQS; encoded by the coding sequence ATGCAAGGAGAACCGATGACCAGTTTAATAAGCGCAATAGTATGGATGGTCTTACTTATTGGTATATTCTACTTTTTACTTTACAGACCACAACAACAACAAAGAAAGAAACACGAAGAGTTTTTAAAGAACCTAAAAAAAGGCGATAAAGTAATAACAACAGGCGGTATAATAGGAGAAGTCAAACAGATAGATGAAAAAACAATAATATTAAAGGTGTGTGAAACATGTAGCATAAAAGTTTTAAAACCATCAGTAGCTACCTACTACACAGAAGAAGAAAAAAGCCAAAGCTAA
- the ftsY gene encoding signal recognition particle-docking protein FtsY → MFKSIFEKIKSGLEKTKKQLIEGFSRISFGRKIDESLFEEIETVLLKADVGVSATTEIIEFLRKESKKRGITEGEQLKELLKEKLYDILKDCQSPLKLLGEKPDVILFLGINGSGKTTTVGKLAYMLKNEGKSVVLAAADTFRAAAIDQLEVWANRVGVRIIKHQPGADPSAVVFDAINSAKSKGDDVVIVDTAGRLHTKEHLMKELQKIKRTIQKFSPNQPVETILVLDGTLGQNSINQAKVFKEATDVSGIVITKLDGTAKGGAIIPICRDLKIPVKFIGVGEGIEDLQPFDAKMFVDALFD, encoded by the coding sequence ATGTTTAAATCTATTTTTGAAAAAATAAAATCAGGCTTAGAAAAAACAAAAAAACAGCTTATAGAAGGGTTCAGTAGAATATCCTTTGGAAGAAAAATTGACGAGTCTCTTTTTGAAGAGATTGAGACAGTCCTTTTAAAAGCTGACGTAGGAGTAAGTGCTACTACTGAAATAATTGAGTTTTTAAGAAAAGAAAGTAAAAAAAGAGGTATCACAGAAGGAGAGCAGTTAAAAGAGCTCCTGAAAGAAAAACTTTACGATATTCTAAAAGACTGTCAAAGTCCTCTTAAACTTTTAGGAGAAAAGCCTGACGTAATATTATTTTTAGGTATAAACGGAAGTGGTAAGACCACCACAGTCGGAAAACTTGCTTATATGTTAAAAAATGAAGGAAAGTCAGTAGTTTTAGCAGCAGCTGATACTTTCAGAGCTGCAGCGATAGACCAGCTTGAAGTATGGGCAAACAGAGTAGGAGTAAGAATAATAAAACACCAGCCAGGAGCTGACCCTTCCGCAGTGGTCTTTGACGCAATAAATAGTGCAAAAAGCAAAGGGGATGATGTAGTAATAGTAGATACAGCTGGAAGACTCCACACAAAAGAGCATCTAATGAAAGAGCTTCAAAAGATAAAGAGAACCATTCAAAAGTTTTCACCAAATCAACCAGTTGAAACAATTTTAGTGTTAGATGGAACACTAGGTCAAAACTCTATAAATCAGGCAAAAGTTTTTAAAGAAGCTACTGACGTAAGTGGTATAGTTATAACAAAACTTGACGGAACTGCAAAAGGTGGTGCAATAATCCCTATATGTAGGGATTTAAAGATACCTGTTAAGTTTATAGGTGTTGGAGAAGGTATTGAGGATTTACAACCTTTTGACGCTAAAATGTTTGTTGACGCCTTGTTTGATTAA
- the alaS gene encoding alanine--tRNA ligase codes for MEFMTADEIRESFLKYFESKGHTIVKSAPIIPENDPTLLFVNAGMVPFKNVFLGLEERPYKRATSCQKVFRVSGKHNDLENVGYTPRHHTFFEMLGNFSFGDYFKKEAIEFAWDYLTNYLKIPKERLLVSVFEEDNEAFEIWNKIIGLPPEKIKRMGYKDNFWSMGDTGPCGPSSEIYYDRGEKFGNPEFGSDEDFRYLEIWNLVFMQYNRDESGNLTPLPNPSIDTGMGLERIASVIQQVDSNYDTDLFKPIIRFAEEISGKSYGSNEKDDIAMRVIADHLRAITFLISDGVLPSNEGRGYVLRRILRRALRYGRNLGIDRPFLYEGVDVVIEKMKNAYPELVPNRNYIKKITKSEEEKFIKTLRRSMDILYQMIESAKKEGRKFLTGEEVFKLYDTYGFPVDLLQDILRDESMTFDIKEFQELITQQKERSRKAFKTSAKQVKPIYLQLKSKLPENEFIGYTTLTSESSRVLAIIKEDQTVNQAKEGEEVEIILDITPFYPEKGGQVGDRGIIEGETFLAEVIDTQTPTEGLIVHKAKILFGTVKEGDFVRAKVDKERRENIMRHHTATHLLHSALRNILGDHVKQAGSLVSDEYLRFDFTHFESLSDEEIKMVEEFVNKEIMKNEEVVCQEMSYEEALNSGAIAIFEEKYGDVVRVISAGVSKELCGGTHVKRTGDIGYLKILSEYAVSSGTRRIEAVAGIKAVEQGLKEHFLLKDLSRLLTVKEDELIDRVVKLQNQLKEKERELENFKKKLAIEKLNQTLNIIEKEDYKVAYGEIENVSPNELREIADNIKQKLGKSVILLISKDKEKSKVNIVALVSKELTDRYKASEILKKLAPIVEGSGGGKPDFAQGGGTNLEKIPQLLQEFKNLI; via the coding sequence ATGGAGTTTATGACTGCAGATGAAATAAGAGAGAGTTTTTTAAAATACTTTGAAAGTAAAGGGCATACTATTGTAAAATCAGCTCCCATCATTCCAGAAAATGACCCTACACTTTTATTCGTAAATGCTGGAATGGTTCCTTTTAAAAATGTTTTTTTAGGATTGGAAGAGAGACCTTACAAAAGAGCTACGTCCTGTCAAAAGGTTTTTAGAGTATCAGGAAAACACAACGACCTTGAAAATGTAGGATACACACCAAGACACCATACATTCTTTGAAATGCTTGGAAACTTTTCATTTGGAGATTACTTTAAAAAAGAAGCTATAGAGTTCGCTTGGGACTACTTAACAAACTACTTAAAAATTCCAAAAGAAAGGCTTTTAGTATCAGTGTTTGAAGAAGATAACGAAGCGTTTGAAATCTGGAACAAAATTATAGGTCTTCCTCCAGAAAAAATAAAAAGAATGGGATATAAAGATAACTTCTGGTCTATGGGAGATACAGGACCCTGTGGTCCTTCTTCTGAGATTTACTATGACAGAGGAGAAAAGTTTGGTAATCCAGAATTTGGGTCTGATGAAGACTTTAGATATTTAGAAATTTGGAACTTGGTATTTATGCAGTACAACAGAGATGAAAGTGGTAATCTTACACCCCTTCCAAACCCAAGTATAGACACAGGAATGGGCTTAGAAAGAATAGCCTCTGTTATTCAACAAGTTGACAGCAACTACGATACAGACCTTTTTAAACCTATAATAAGGTTTGCTGAAGAAATCTCAGGAAAATCCTACGGCAGTAATGAAAAAGATGACATTGCGATGAGAGTTATAGCAGACCACCTAAGAGCTATCACATTTTTAATATCAGACGGAGTTTTACCGTCAAACGAAGGAAGAGGCTACGTACTAAGAAGAATCCTTAGAAGAGCTCTCAGATACGGAAGAAACTTAGGGATAGATAGACCTTTCCTATATGAAGGAGTTGACGTTGTAATAGAGAAAATGAAAAATGCTTATCCAGAACTTGTGCCAAATAGAAATTACATAAAGAAAATAACAAAGTCAGAAGAAGAGAAGTTTATAAAAACCCTCAGAAGGTCAATGGACATTCTATATCAGATGATAGAATCTGCAAAAAAAGAAGGAAGAAAGTTTTTAACAGGAGAAGAAGTATTTAAACTTTACGACACTTACGGATTCCCTGTAGACCTTTTACAAGATATTTTAAGAGATGAAAGTATGACTTTTGATATAAAAGAGTTTCAAGAACTTATAACACAGCAGAAAGAAAGGTCAAGAAAAGCATTTAAAACATCAGCAAAACAAGTAAAACCAATATACTTACAGCTAAAAAGTAAACTTCCAGAAAACGAGTTTATCGGTTATACAACTTTAACGTCAGAAAGTTCCAGAGTTTTAGCAATAATTAAAGAAGACCAAACTGTAAATCAGGCAAAAGAAGGAGAAGAAGTTGAGATAATACTTGATATTACACCATTCTATCCTGAAAAAGGTGGTCAGGTTGGAGACAGAGGAATAATAGAAGGAGAAACCTTTTTAGCAGAAGTGATAGACACTCAAACGCCAACAGAAGGATTAATCGTCCACAAAGCTAAAATCCTGTTTGGAACTGTAAAAGAAGGAGACTTTGTAAGGGCAAAAGTTGATAAAGAAAGAAGAGAAAATATAATGAGACATCATACCGCTACCCACCTTCTTCACTCAGCTTTAAGAAACATACTGGGAGACCACGTAAAGCAGGCAGGGTCTTTAGTATCAGATGAGTACTTAAGATTTGACTTTACCCACTTTGAAAGTCTCTCTGATGAAGAGATAAAGATGGTAGAAGAGTTTGTCAACAAAGAGATTATGAAAAATGAAGAAGTTGTCTGTCAAGAGATGAGCTACGAAGAAGCATTAAATAGCGGAGCAATTGCGATATTTGAAGAAAAATACGGAGACGTTGTAAGGGTAATATCAGCAGGAGTATCTAAGGAGCTGTGTGGAGGAACCCACGTAAAAAGAACGGGAGACATAGGATACCTTAAAATACTTTCAGAGTATGCAGTATCATCTGGGACAAGAAGAATAGAAGCTGTAGCAGGAATAAAAGCGGTAGAACAAGGACTAAAAGAACATTTCTTACTAAAAGACCTATCAAGACTACTTACAGTAAAAGAAGATGAGTTGATTGACAGAGTAGTAAAACTTCAAAATCAGCTTAAAGAAAAAGAAAGAGAGCTTGAAAACTTTAAGAAAAAGTTAGCAATAGAAAAGTTAAACCAAACATTAAACATAATAGAAAAAGAAGATTACAAAGTAGCCTACGGAGAAATTGAAAACGTATCTCCAAACGAGCTAAGAGAAATTGCAGATAACATAAAACAAAAGTTAGGAAAATCTGTAATACTACTTATATCAAAAGATAAAGAAAAATCAAAAGTCAACATTGTTGCCTTAGTATCAAAGGAGCTTACAGATAGATATAAAGCATCTGAAATATTGAAAAAGTTGGCACCGATAGTTGAGGGAAGTGGCGGAGGAAAACCAGACTTTGCCCAAGGTGGAGGAACAAACTTAGAAAAAATCCCACAGCTTCTACAAGAATTTAAAAATCTTATATAG